CTTTCTCTGCCTGCCTTGTTAGCGGGAGGCTATTGATATTGGCGATATTCTTTCCAGTCTTATCTTTTACGGCCAACTCAACCTCCTTACGTAGTTCATAAAGGTCTACATTCAAGGCCTGCAGAATTTTAACAGCTGTCCCTTCCCCCTCTCGGATAATGCCAAGCAGCAGGTGTTCTGTGCCGATGAAATCATTCCCTAAGCGTAGAGCTTCCTCTCTGCTAAACGAAATGATCTCCTTTACTTGCGGTGAAAAATTCTGGTCCATTGTGAGAATATTAAATTATTAAAACCCTTACCGGGACTTGCTTATACAATATTAGCAAATAATTTTGATTTACCTTTACCCTAACACTTTAATAGTATAAAGTTCATTGTGGAGGGGTAATGAAGTAAGAAGAAGGCTGTTATTGGGCAGGATTCCGATTACTTATTTACTAAATCTAATAAAACAAAACCTTAAGGGATGGAATTCAAAATTGATACCAAAGAAAAAATTCTCGTTGTACAGCCGCAAATAAGTTTGCTGGATGCTAATTTGGCAGATGCCTTTGTAAAAGAAGTATCAGATCTACCCGGGTTAGAAGGCCGCAATCTTATACTGGACCTGGCATTGGTGTCAAATACGGACGAAGCGGGTACGCAAGCCATTTTAACAGTTTATAACCAGCAGTATGACAGCAGTTTGTCCTGCGCCCTCACCGGGCTTAACAATGACCTTTTAGCAAAAATTAAGGCGGCTGATGAAAATGTTGTAAACCTTGCCCCTACTATGTTAGAAGCGATTGACCTCGTCATGATGGAGGACCTTGAAAGAGAATTATTAGGCGAAGATGAATAATTTTTGTGCATTTGCCTCAGTGCCGCTATTTGGTTCCGGAATGTGGAAAATGGTTCCATATTCCGGAATTTTACATTTTATAAATGCGTATTTTCGGGCATGTTTGCGGTAACCATATTAGGTAATAATTCGGCTCTTCCCACGTTAGACAGGCATCCAACGGCACAGGTAGTCACATGTAACGATAGTTTGCTACTCGTAGACTGCGGCGAAGGCACCCAGGTACAGATTGCACGGTACAAAATCCGGCGCAGTCGGCTTAAGTACATATTTATCAGTCACTTACATGGAGATCATTATTTTGGTCTCATCGGCCTTATCAATACTCTGAGTCTGCTGGGGCGCCAGGATCCTCTTTATTTATTTGGGCCCCCGGAACTGGAACAGATCCTCAAACTCCAGATGGAAAGTGCTGCTACTACGCTACAATTCGAGATGCATTTCACCGCTTTACTACCGGAAAATCAAGGCATTATTGTGAATGACAAGGACCTGCAGGTGAGCTTTTTTGCCACCAGGCACCGCATTCCCTGCTATGGATTTGTGTTTGATATGCAGAAACGGAAGAGAAGAATTGTACCCGAACAGGCAAGGGCATATGAAATTCCCGCCGCCTATTTCTCCCAATTGGCCGAAGGAGCTGACTACCAGCGAAAGGATGGGGTACTTGTAAAAAATGACTGGGTGACCCTGCCTCCTGCCCCGGGTAAGAAATATGTGTATTGTGCAGATACGATGTATACGGAGGAATTATTGCCACACGTCCACCAGGCAGACCTGGTGTACCACGAAACAACTTATTTACATAACCTGGCAGAGAGAGCCGCTGAAAGATATCATAGCACCAGCGTGCAGGCAGCGACATTAGCTGCAAAAGGAGCCGCTAAAAGACTGATTATCGGGCATTTTTCTTCGAAATATACAGAGCTGGCAGCTTTCCTGGAGGAATGCAGGCCAGTGTTTCCAAATACTGATCTGGCACTGGAAGGAGCTACTTATATCATTTAAAAAACTAAGGGCTGCCTTCTGGCAGCCCTTAGTTTTTATTTAAAACGCTTTACGAAAGCGGCAATTCTTGCCTGCAATCCATCACTCACCGGCACAACCGGTAAACGGAATACATTTTCGATCAAACCACCCTCCTGTAAAAACGCTTTCACGCCCGCAGGGTTGTTTTCTTCAAACATGAGATCAAAAGCTTCCTGCAATTTATAATGTAAAGTTCTTGCTGTCGGGAAATCGTTCTTCAATGCAGCACGCACCATATCAGCGGTGTCTTTTGCAAAATAATTCGCTGCTACAGAGATCAAACCATCCATACCGGTAGCCATCTGCGGCATAGCCAGGGCATCATCCCCACTCACCACGATAAAATCTTTCGGTTTATCACGAATGATCTGCATACACTGCACCATATCACCACTGGCTTCTTTCATTGCCACGATGTTTTCCACTTCATGCGCCAGGCGCAGGGTGGTCTGAGCCGTCATATTACGGCCTGTACGTCCAGGTACATTGTAGAGAATAACTGGCTTTGGCGCTGCTGCCGCTACCGCCTTATAGTGCTGGAAAATGCCTTCCTGACTTGGTTTGCTGTAATAAGGAGCTACGCTAAGTATGGCAACGGCTTCATCGAGCGGACAGGTTTCGAGACGCTTGACTACATCACGGGTGTTGTAATCTCCAATACCCACCACCACAGGCACGCGTTTGGCAACTTTTTCGAAGGTGAACTTCATGATGTCCAACTTCTCTTCTGCGCTCAGTGTAGGTGTTTCACCGGTGGTTCCCAGGGATACTACATAGTCAACCCCGCCGGCAATCACATGATCGATGACTCTCTCTAAAGCATTCCAGTCGATGCTTTCGTCTTTTTTAAAGGGCGTAACCAGCGCAACACCGGTGCCTCTTAATTGTTCCATAATGCGTAAAAATTCCGGATAAGAAATTTCAAATAGCCTCCCGGCATCTCCCTTCAAGGGAAATTCCTGAAAGGAGGTGCAAAGATGCCAATTTGAAATGGTTTATGTCAAATTATTTTTAACGTTCGTCAAAAAAGCCCATGTTGCTGTATTTGTCAATACGCTGTTCGATTCTGGTATCGGCATCTATCTTTTTCAGTTCTGCCAGCTCTTCTTTAATTTTTTGCTTCAGGATCACCGCCATCTCATCAGGGTTTACGTGCGCGCCACCCAGCGGTTCATTGATTACACCATCTACCAGGCCAAAGTTCTTCATGTGATCAGAAGTCAGTTTCAGCTCCTCGGCAGCCTTCTCTTTGAAGTTCCAGCTACGCCAGAGGATGGTAGAACAGTTTTCAGGAGAAATTACAGTATACCAGCTATTTTCCAGCATCAGCACACGGTCTCCGATACCAATGCCCAGGGCACCACCGGAAGCACCTTCACCGATAATGACACAAATAACAGGCACACGCAGCTTCACCATTTCAAATATATTACGGGCAATTGCCTCACCCTGCCCACGCTCTTCAGCTTCCAGCCCAGGGTAAGCACCCGGTGTATCTATCAGCGTTACAATAGGCTTGTTGAACTTTTCAGCCAGTTTCATGAGACGCAATGCCTTGCGATAGCCTTCAGGATTTGCCATACCGAAATTACGGATCTGCCGCATTTTGGTGTTTACACCCTTCTGCTGACCGATAAACATCACCGTTTCGCCATCCAGGTCGGCGAAACCGCCTACCATCGCCTTATCGTCCTTTACATTCCTGTCGCCATGCAGCTCCACAAAGTTAGTACACATCTTCTCAATGTACGCCAGGGTATAGGGCCTATCCGGGTGCCTGCTCAGCAGTACCTTTTGGTAACTGGTCAGATGATCATAGATTTCCTGACGGGTATGAGCGATCTTAGACTCATATTCCACCACGGTAGCTGTCACGTCAACACCAGACTTGGCGCCGTTTTCTTTCAGTTTTTCCAGCTGATCATACAAGTCCGCAATAGGTTTTTCGAATTCCAGGAATTGCATATTTATGTTATAAATTGGTTAAAGTACGGTGTAAAGATAACGGGTAAAATATTTTTTAAAAAAGATTTGCAAAATTGATTGCTTTGTTGCTATCTTTGCAATCCCAAAACGGGAAAGCGGTAGCGCTGGAACGAAGGGCAAGGATCAGTAGTTCAGTTGGTTAGAATGCCGCCCTGTCACGGCGGAGGTCGCGGGTTCGAGTCCCGTCTGGTCCGCAAATATTTTTGAAACCCCGCGCTAAGCGCGGGGTTTTGTATTTTAGTCGAGTGATCCCCTTTGTATACCCTCCAATTTTATAAGCGTTAGAAAAACGTCAATGAATTATTTATTGAAACCAGGTTCAAACCAAATCTCATTCAAAGATTTGCTGCTTTTTAGTCCATATTTCCCAATACTTTTCTTTTTTTTCCCTACTCAAAAAGGAGCTATTAATTAAAGTGTGCACCTTTGAATTAAAAGACTTAAATCTTTTATAAGTATTATGTCTTACTTTTTCAGGAATGTTTAAGACAATGCCTAACGCTTCAAAATCTCTCAATTTTATATTCTTCTTTTTGCCGTTGAGCAATAATGCCATTTCTTCCTGGTCCTTGGGGAAAACAAGGTTAACATTCAATAGATCATAAGCGGGACTCAGTGCTATACTGTTCTCAAGATGAAGTAAGGAAAAGTTTTTAAGATGCATATCATTATTTCCTGTCAGAAAACAGAAAAGCAATAATTCGAAATATTTCAGTACATCAAGCCCTGAATTAGTACAATACTGAAGTATTAGTTTTCCAGCTTTCTCGTAGGATCCTTTGTACTTATTTTCTGTTAAAAAACCAGAAAGCTGACAGAAGTCTTCAACATGAATCTTTTCCCTTTTTTCCCTATCAAAACGTCTGGCAATATAAACAAGGTTTCCATCAGTAGATCTGAGCAAGGTATGATGACATGTCAGAATACCAAATATTGCGGCAAGATGCATGGTAAGGTCTTCCGTTTCTGGCATGGCTACCATTATTTCATGTTGAGGTTTCAATATGTATTCTCCCCACAGCCCCACGATTGTAAGTCTGCCATTACTTTTAATCCTCTCCAACGTAACTGATAACTTAGGTTGCACACCTGTTAAGGCTATATGACTGCTAATCGTCTTTTCTGCCAGATCTTTTAATAATTGTTTGTCCAGGTTCAGCTCTGGCATAGTTTCGGTACCAAAAAAACGTTTTGCACATTTACTGTGGTATTCCTTGTCCCCAGCATCTTTATAGCAGAATAAACAATTGGACATATTATTCAATTTCATTTTCGGGTTCTATACTTACCGCACCAATAGTATCTCTGCATGTAAGTAATAATAATTCAAAGCGATCATTACCTTTAACTTTCCAGTGATCTTTAGCTATGTCTAATAGCCAGCCTTCAGGAATCAGTCCATCAAAGAAAGCAAACAATGTAAAACTATGATAAACCTCTTTTTGTAATGGTAAGGTTAAACTTATTGGTTTAGCCGATTCATCAACCAAATAATCTTCGTGATATAAAAACTTATAGCCGCCATCATATTCTGTTAGTGAACCAGCAAGTATGCTATTATAATACACTTTTGCAGTTTTACTCATTATATGTTGTTTTAGGTGCTGGTATAAGTTCCATCCCAAATAATTGAAGTAACTGATTCACTTTATCCATACGCATGGATGTTTTACCCTGTTCAATTTCCCGGATGAGCCGTAATCCCAGCCCAGATTTTAAGGATAGTTCTTCTTGTGTCAACCCGTTTTCTTTACGCTTAGCTTTAATTGTTTTGGACAAAAGAGTCATTTTATACCTTTTAGGGTATAAAAATACGAAATATCTACTTTTTATACCCTAAAAGGTATAAAAAAGCTAAGTACTAATAGATTTATACCCTAAAGGGTATAAATAAATAAAGAGGAGTAGAAGAATTGGGAAGCTTTGTAAATTATCCAATTCGTTCTTTATTTAGCAAAACACAGCTACCTATTACCAATAGCATGTTTCGGCGATGATTTTTAAATGGGTAGGTTTTAGATAAATCCCTTGCAAACAGGTTCCTTTAAATAAAAGCTAAAATATTTTGTCATAGTAGTCAATCTTTTTTCATTAATTTCAAGTTGAAAATCAATAATTTCTGCACGAATTTCATATACCACGTTTAACCTTGAAAAATGAGCCAAAAGAATGCAATAACTATCCCAAATAAAAAAGGCATATTCAGAAGTACAATTTATACAGGGATTTATTTGAAAAATAAAATAGCCCCACCAGAAGCAGGGCTTAGAAATTCTTCGGCTTATAGCCTTATTGTGATTTGCTAATCAAATATAGCAAATCAATTAATTCAACCACACTCTTATTCAATATTTTCCGGAAACAAAATTTATTAGTTCGACTTTATACCCACGTATAACTAAATCTGCAATTATGAATAATACTTTGGGAATTGACTTAGGCACACATTCTATTGGATGGGCCATAAGAAATCCAGATTTACAGGGAAATCAGACTGAAAAAGTTGGTGTTATTAGATTCAACGAAGGAGTAGGATCAGGAAAAGCCGGGGAATATTCGTATGCAGGGCAGCGAACAACTAAACGCGCAGCCAGAAGATTAAATCAGGCAAGAAAATATAGGATCTGGACGACCCTGGACCATCTGATTTCGGAAGGCTATTGTCCTCTTTCAAAAGAAGATCTGAATAATTGGAGGCATTATAACAAAGGAGAAGTCCACACAAATAAAAATGCTGGAAGAGTTTATCCCATTGACAATTTTGAATTTGCTAACTGGGTAAAACTCGATTTCGATCAAGATAACGCACCGGATTATAAAAGCCCCTACCAATTAAGAAAAGAACTGGTAACAATAAAGTTATCTTTCAGTGAGGAGAAAAATCGTCATAAACTCGGTAGAGCATTATACCATATTGCGCAACGAAGAGGTTTTAAGAGTAGCAGGAAAGAAACCATCGAAAGCATAGAGGAGCTGGCTGCAGATGAAAAAGAAATAGATCTGCAGGTCTCTGAGAAAAAAAAGAATAGGGTAATCAGCGAACTTTTTGAGAAGTATCCTGCAGCAAAGACCATTGGACATCTTTACGCCTTATTGGAAGATGATAATGTCAGAATCAGGGAAAATATTTCTCAATATGCTATTCGTGAAAACTATAAGGACGAGATTAAGCACATCTTTGAATTTCAGGAACTGGGTCTTGAGCATCCTTTATACAAGCAATTAGTAGAAGAGAAAAAAAATAAAAACGATGGCAGTATCTTTTATAAACGTCCGTTACGCTCTCAAAAAGGTCTCATTGGTAAATGTACATTGGAAGCCAATAAATACAGGGTACCGGTTAGCCATCCGGCATTTGAGAAATACAGAGCCTGGTCGTTCTTAAATAATATTCAATACAGGACACAAGGACAAGGATGGCAAAATTTACCCTTAGCCTTGAAAGAAATGATTTTCAAAGAAAAGTTCTTTAGAAAATCGAAAGTATATTTCCCCTTTTCTGAGATTATTGAACTTCTTCTCAAAAAAGGGTATCACTGGACATACAACTATTCTCCTAAAACAACCGTAACCGGTTGTCCAGTTTCAGCAAGGTTAAAAGAGATTTTTGGAGAAAATTATAATAACATAGAAATCGAAAAAACTCCGTCGTCTAAAACATCCAAAAACTATTACAACCTGGAAGATATCTGGCATGTGTTATTTTCCTATGAGGACCAGGAATGTGTAGTAGACTTTGCCGAACAACGGTTACAACTCCCTCCTGATAAAGCAAAATTATTTGTTGCTGCATGGAATGCCATGCCAGTTGGATATGGAATGTTGAGTTTAAACGCCATCAACAAAATTAATCACTTCCTGATAAAAGGACTAATATATACTGAAGCCGTTTTATTAGCGAATATTCCATATGTTATTGGACCAGAGTTATGGGAAGGTAATGAAACGCTATTTCTTAATGCTATCAGTACAATTATTGAGACAAATAGAGAGCAAAAGCTTATTGTCAACATTGTCAATAACCTTGTATCGAAACATAAAAGTCTGGATCAAAAATTCGGATACAAAAATAATGACTATAAACTTGACGATCAGGATCATTCCAATATCTTGGGCACTATTATCGAAGTATTAGGGCAAAGCAAATGGGATGAGTTACCTGAAGAAAAACGATCATTTGTTCGTGAAATGGTGACAGGTTGCTATCAGGCATATTTCAGAACCACTGGCCTTGTAAGGAAAGACATCAGGGGGCAAAGACATTTTGAGGTAAAAACAAGTAATCATACATTTTATAAATCAGATTCCGGGTATTATACAATGCCGAAACTGATCAACTCACTTACAACATTTATTCAGGACAATTTCATTGTATCTGAAAAAAAATTATCGAAGGTTTACCATCCATCTGAAATTAACATTTACCCAGCAGCCAAACCAGGAAAAGATCAGGTAACTGTATTAGGGTCTCCGAAGACGGATGCCTTTAGAAATCCCATGGCGATGCGAGCCTTGCATGAACTGAGAAAACTAATCAATTACCTGATTACCACCGGGCAAATTGATAGTGAAACCAGAGTCGTTGTAGAGGTAGCAAGGGAATTAAATGATGCAAATAAACGCTGGGCTATAGAAACATGGCAAAAACAACGGGAGGCTGAAAATGAAGAATTCCGGCGGATCATTGAAGAATTAGTTCAGAAGGATGGAATTCAGGCAAATAGTCAAAGTGAAAAGGATATAGATAAGATCAGGTTATGGTATGAGCAGAACGGGGAAGAGACGGTACCTCCCCTTACCGATGAGCGTAGGGAAATTAAAGGTATACGCTGGACCGAAAACAAAAAGGATTCCTATAAGCAAATATCCCTGCAAAAATCCATGATCGAAAAATATAGACTGTGGAAAGAGCAGGAATGTCAGTGTATCTATACAGGGAAAGTTATTCCTATTGCTGAATTATTTAATAGCAACGTTGTGGATTTTGAACATACTATTCCAAGAAGTATCTCCTTTGATAATTCACTGGCGAATCAAACGGTATGTTATGCCTATTACAACCGGACTATAAAGAAAAATTTGCTTCCTTTTCACCTCCCTGATTATGAGGGCATATTATCAAGATTAGAGAAATGGGAAGAAAAGGTTAATCGTATAAAACAGCAACTCGATTTCTGGAGAAGCAAATCAAAAAAAGCAATTGATAAAACAAGAAAAGACGAAGCCATACGGCAACGCCATTTATGGCAAATGGAACTTGACTATTGGCAAAATAAAGTAAATAGATTTACGATAAAAGAAGTTACAACAGGATTTAAAAATAGACAGAAAATAGACACTCAACTGATTTCGAAATATGCGTTTCATTATTTAAAAAGCTATTTCGAAAAAGTGGAAGTTCAAAAAGGAAGTATTACGGCCGAATTTCGGAAAATTTACAGTGTGCAGTCGTTTGATGAAAAGAAAGATCGAAGTAAACATTCTCACCACGCCAAAGATGCTGCCATACTGACGTTAATACCTGTGGCAGGAAAGAGAGATGAAATACTACGTGAATATTATGAATGTAAGGAAAGACATCAGCCTTTTAGCAATACACCATACCCCGGATTCCGCCGTGAATATGTCATGGATATTGATGATAATATCTTGATTAACAATGTAAAAAACAATCAAATGCTTTCCATTGCTAAGAAAAAAATAAGAAAAAGGGGGAAAGAAGTATTTATACCGGGAACGAATACCCCAATGTGGGCTACCGGAGATTGCATTCGGGGCCAATTGCATCAGGAGACATTTTATGGTGCAATAAAGCCTGCTAAAAGAGATGAGAAGGGAATCCTGATTAAGGATGAAGAAGGAAAATTTGTTCAGGAAAATGAGATACAGTATGTATTAAGAGTACCATTTGAATATAAAAAGGATGCTGGCTCCGTCGGATTTAAAACACTTGAGGAGGTTGAAAAGAAAATAGTAGATGTTGGGTTAAAAGAGCAGATAAGGAAACAGGTAAATGAGGCAGGTAGTCTTAAGGAGGCATTTGAAAAGGGTATTTATATGCTTGATAAGGAAGGAAATAAGGTAAATAAAATACGGCACATAAGGATTTGGGTCACCGTTGTAGAACCCCTTAAAATTAAAAAGCATACTCATCCATCCAGGTTTCCTTACAAACAGGATTATTACGCAGCAAATGCAACGAATAGTTATTTTGCTATTTATAAAGGGGAAGGAAGAAAAGGTTATGATGTAAGAAGTCTTTTTCAGACGGCAAATATACTATCCCTAAATAAGACTAGAAGGCGAGATGAACTATTTGAGTCCTCAAAATCTATTATTAAAGGAAAGAAGACACATACATTACATCTATCCTGTGTTCTTGAAAGAGGTACTAAGGTCATTTTTAGTAAAGGAGAAAATGATGATCTGGCATCTCTTGAACATCGGGAAATATTAAAGAGATTATATGTATTGACGAAATTCGAGAAGGATGGAAGGTTAAATTTCAGGTATCACCTGGAGGCAAGAAATGATATAAAGGATGTATATACAGAATCGGAACTGGATTTTACCACACCCAAACCCACTTTGCGTTTCTCTTATTCGAAGTATGATTTTTGGGTAGAAGGATATGATTTCAATATTAATATGGATGGTAGTATAACTTTTAATACTTCTAAACCATGATTAAACGTACTTTATATTTTGGCAATCCTGCATATTTAAGGACAAGTAATGAACAACTGGTGATAGAATTGCCAGAAACAGGTGAAATTAAAACAGCAGTTATTGAGGATATTGGTATTTTAATATTAGATCATCAGCAGGTGACAGTTACGCAAGCTTTAATCTCTAAATTGCTTTCAAATAATATTGCGTTGATTACGTGCGATAGCAGCCGGCATCCTACCGGTCTTATGTTAAATTTGGATGGTCATACACTACAAAGTCAAAAATTCCAATATCAAATTAGTGCGTCTGTACCCTTGAAAAAACAGCTATGGCAACAAACGGTTGAGGCAAAGCTATGCAACCAGGCAGCGATGCTCAAACAAGAACATTCTGACAATAAGTATATTTTACATCTAATTTCAAAGATAAAGAGTGGGGATAGTGATAACTGTGAAGCACAGGCAGCTGCTTATTACTGGAAATGGATATTCCCCGATTTCCTTTCATTTAAAAGAGAACGTGATGGCGCTCCTCCTAATAATTTACTTAACTATGGGTATGCTATTTTAAGGGCTCTTGTGGCAAGGAGTTTGGTAGGCAGTGGATTATTGCCAACTTTAGGGATCTTCCACAGGAATCAATATAACGCATACTGTCTTGCTGATGATATTATGGAGCCCTACAGACCATTTGTCGATAAAGTGGTATGCCAGATTGTAAGAGGAAATGGAAGATTTCTTGAGATGACTCCGTCTATGAAGAAGGCATTGTTGGAAATACCTGTAATGGATGTAGAAATGGATGGTCAAAAAAGCCCTTTGATGAATGCAGTGCAGCGCACAACAGCAAGTCTTGCTAAATGTTTTGAAGGGAAGACAAGGAGAATATTATATCCTAATTTTATTTAGCGATAAAATGTTTAACAGCCTAAATGCTTATCGAATTATGTGGGTACTCGTTTTTTTTGATTTGCCCACTGAAACAAAGAAGGATAAAAAAAGCTATGCTTTATTCAGGAAGAAAGTATTGGCTGACGGTTTTCAGATGTTTCAGTTTAGTATGTATATAAGGCATTGTAATAGTAAGGAAAATGCTGATGTACATGTTAAGCGGGTGAAAGCGGCATTGCCATCAAAAGGGCATGTTGGAATTATGTGTGTTACTGATAAGCAATTTGGGATGATGGAGATATTTAGGGGCCATAGTCAAACGGAGGTTCCGGGAACGGTACAGCAGTTGGAGTTGTTTTGAAACAGGAATGAAAAAATGCTTGCGGGAAGTGTTTTTTCATTCCTGTTTTATCCACAATTGATTGTATTTCAATTAAATACAAGGTTCCTGTTGTAATTAATCGAAGA
This window of the Chitinophaga sancti genome carries:
- the cas9 gene encoding type II CRISPR RNA-guided endonuclease Cas9 (Cas9, originally named Csn1, is the large, multifunctional signature protein of type II CRISPR/Cas systems. It is well known even to general audiences because its RNA-guided endonuclease activity has made it a popular tool for custom editing of eukaryotic genomes.), translating into MNNTLGIDLGTHSIGWAIRNPDLQGNQTEKVGVIRFNEGVGSGKAGEYSYAGQRTTKRAARRLNQARKYRIWTTLDHLISEGYCPLSKEDLNNWRHYNKGEVHTNKNAGRVYPIDNFEFANWVKLDFDQDNAPDYKSPYQLRKELVTIKLSFSEEKNRHKLGRALYHIAQRRGFKSSRKETIESIEELAADEKEIDLQVSEKKKNRVISELFEKYPAAKTIGHLYALLEDDNVRIRENISQYAIRENYKDEIKHIFEFQELGLEHPLYKQLVEEKKNKNDGSIFYKRPLRSQKGLIGKCTLEANKYRVPVSHPAFEKYRAWSFLNNIQYRTQGQGWQNLPLALKEMIFKEKFFRKSKVYFPFSEIIELLLKKGYHWTYNYSPKTTVTGCPVSARLKEIFGENYNNIEIEKTPSSKTSKNYYNLEDIWHVLFSYEDQECVVDFAEQRLQLPPDKAKLFVAAWNAMPVGYGMLSLNAINKINHFLIKGLIYTEAVLLANIPYVIGPELWEGNETLFLNAISTIIETNREQKLIVNIVNNLVSKHKSLDQKFGYKNNDYKLDDQDHSNILGTIIEVLGQSKWDELPEEKRSFVREMVTGCYQAYFRTTGLVRKDIRGQRHFEVKTSNHTFYKSDSGYYTMPKLINSLTTFIQDNFIVSEKKLSKVYHPSEINIYPAAKPGKDQVTVLGSPKTDAFRNPMAMRALHELRKLINYLITTGQIDSETRVVVEVARELNDANKRWAIETWQKQREAENEEFRRIIEELVQKDGIQANSQSEKDIDKIRLWYEQNGEETVPPLTDERREIKGIRWTENKKDSYKQISLQKSMIEKYRLWKEQECQCIYTGKVIPIAELFNSNVVDFEHTIPRSISFDNSLANQTVCYAYYNRTIKKNLLPFHLPDYEGILSRLEKWEEKVNRIKQQLDFWRSKSKKAIDKTRKDEAIRQRHLWQMELDYWQNKVNRFTIKEVTTGFKNRQKIDTQLISKYAFHYLKSYFEKVEVQKGSITAEFRKIYSVQSFDEKKDRSKHSHHAKDAAILTLIPVAGKRDEILREYYECKERHQPFSNTPYPGFRREYVMDIDDNILINNVKNNQMLSIAKKKIRKRGKEVFIPGTNTPMWATGDCIRGQLHQETFYGAIKPAKRDEKGILIKDEEGKFVQENEIQYVLRVPFEYKKDAGSVGFKTLEEVEKKIVDVGLKEQIRKQVNEAGSLKEAFEKGIYMLDKEGNKVNKIRHIRIWVTVVEPLKIKKHTHPSRFPYKQDYYAANATNSYFAIYKGEGRKGYDVRSLFQTANILSLNKTRRRDELFESSKSIIKGKKTHTLHLSCVLERGTKVIFSKGENDDLASLEHREILKRLYVLTKFEKDGRLNFRYHLEARNDIKDVYTESELDFTTPKPTLRFSYSKYDFWVEGYDFNINMDGSITFNTSKP
- a CDS encoding STAS domain-containing protein, yielding MEFKIDTKEKILVVQPQISLLDANLADAFVKEVSDLPGLEGRNLILDLALVSNTDEAGTQAILTVYNQQYDSSLSCALTGLNNDLLAKIKAADENVVNLAPTMLEAIDLVMMEDLERELLGEDE
- the cas1 gene encoding type II CRISPR-associated endonuclease Cas1, which encodes MIKRTLYFGNPAYLRTSNEQLVIELPETGEIKTAVIEDIGILILDHQQVTVTQALISKLLSNNIALITCDSSRHPTGLMLNLDGHTLQSQKFQYQISASVPLKKQLWQQTVEAKLCNQAAMLKQEHSDNKYILHLISKIKSGDSDNCEAQAAAYYWKWIFPDFLSFKRERDGAPPNNLLNYGYAILRALVARSLVGSGLLPTLGIFHRNQYNAYCLADDIMEPYRPFVDKVVCQIVRGNGRFLEMTPSMKKALLEIPVMDVEMDGQKSPLMNAVQRTTASLAKCFEGKTRRILYPNFI
- a CDS encoding HipA N-terminal domain-containing protein, which gives rise to MSKTAKVYYNSILAGSLTEYDGGYKFLYHEDYLVDESAKPISLTLPLQKEVYHSFTLFAFFDGLIPEGWLLDIAKDHWKVKGNDRFELLLLTCRDTIGAVSIEPENEIE
- a CDS encoding acetyl-CoA carboxylase carboxyltransferase subunit alpha, whose amino-acid sequence is MQFLEFEKPIADLYDQLEKLKENGAKSGVDVTATVVEYESKIAHTRQEIYDHLTSYQKVLLSRHPDRPYTLAYIEKMCTNFVELHGDRNVKDDKAMVGGFADLDGETVMFIGQQKGVNTKMRQIRNFGMANPEGYRKALRLMKLAEKFNKPIVTLIDTPGAYPGLEAEERGQGEAIARNIFEMVKLRVPVICVIIGEGASGGALGIGIGDRVLMLENSWYTVISPENCSTILWRSWNFKEKAAEELKLTSDHMKNFGLVDGVINEPLGGAHVNPDEMAVILKQKIKEELAELKKIDADTRIEQRIDKYSNMGFFDER
- a CDS encoding helix-turn-helix transcriptional regulator yields the protein MTLLSKTIKAKRKENGLTQEELSLKSGLGLRLIREIEQGKTSMRMDKVNQLLQLFGMELIPAPKTTYNE
- the dapA gene encoding 4-hydroxy-tetrahydrodipicolinate synthase, producing the protein MEQLRGTGVALVTPFKKDESIDWNALERVIDHVIAGGVDYVVSLGTTGETPTLSAEEKLDIMKFTFEKVAKRVPVVVGIGDYNTRDVVKRLETCPLDEAVAILSVAPYYSKPSQEGIFQHYKAVAAAAPKPVILYNVPGRTGRNMTAQTTLRLAHEVENIVAMKEASGDMVQCMQIIRDKPKDFIVVSGDDALAMPQMATGMDGLISVAANYFAKDTADMVRAALKNDFPTARTLHYKLQEAFDLMFEENNPAGVKAFLQEGGLIENVFRLPVVPVSDGLQARIAAFVKRFK
- a CDS encoding ribonuclease Z; this translates as MFAVTILGNNSALPTLDRHPTAQVVTCNDSLLLVDCGEGTQVQIARYKIRRSRLKYIFISHLHGDHYFGLIGLINTLSLLGRQDPLYLFGPPELEQILKLQMESAATTLQFEMHFTALLPENQGIIVNDKDLQVSFFATRHRIPCYGFVFDMQKRKRRIVPEQARAYEIPAAYFSQLAEGADYQRKDGVLVKNDWVTLPPAPGKKYVYCADTMYTEELLPHVHQADLVYHETTYLHNLAERAAERYHSTSVQAATLAAKGAAKRLIIGHFSSKYTELAAFLEECRPVFPNTDLALEGATYII
- a CDS encoding HipA domain-containing protein; the protein is MSNCLFCYKDAGDKEYHSKCAKRFFGTETMPELNLDKQLLKDLAEKTISSHIALTGVQPKLSVTLERIKSNGRLTIVGLWGEYILKPQHEIMVAMPETEDLTMHLAAIFGILTCHHTLLRSTDGNLVYIARRFDREKREKIHVEDFCQLSGFLTENKYKGSYEKAGKLILQYCTNSGLDVLKYFELLLFCFLTGNNDMHLKNFSLLHLENSIALSPAYDLLNVNLVFPKDQEEMALLLNGKKKNIKLRDFEALGIVLNIPEKVRHNTYKRFKSFNSKVHTLINSSFLSREKKEKYWEIWTKKQQIFE